Proteins from a genomic interval of Streptomyces sp. NBC_01445:
- the trpA gene encoding tryptophan synthase subunit alpha → MSGNIQLLNDTLAAARAEGRSALIAYLPAGFPTVDGGIEAIKAVFDGGADVVEVGLPHSDPVLDGPVIQTADDIALRGGVRIADVMRTVREAHEATGKPVLVMTYWNPIDRYGIERFTAELAEAGGAGCILPDLPVQESGTWREHADKHGLGTVFVVAPSSKDERLATITAAGSGFVYAASLMGVTGTRESVGNQAQDLVRRTKATTDLPVCVGLGVSNAKQAAEVAGFADGVIVGSAFVKLMLDADDEAAGLAAVRALAADLADGVRAKA, encoded by the coding sequence GTGAGCGGCAACATCCAGCTGTTGAACGACACCCTCGCCGCCGCGCGCGCCGAGGGCCGCTCCGCCCTCATCGCCTATCTCCCGGCCGGGTTCCCGACCGTGGACGGCGGCATCGAGGCCATCAAGGCCGTCTTCGACGGAGGCGCCGACGTCGTGGAGGTCGGGCTGCCGCACAGCGACCCGGTCCTCGACGGTCCCGTCATCCAGACCGCGGACGACATCGCGCTGCGCGGCGGCGTCCGGATCGCCGACGTGATGCGCACGGTCCGTGAGGCCCACGAGGCGACCGGCAAGCCGGTCCTCGTCATGACGTACTGGAACCCCATCGACCGGTACGGCATCGAGCGGTTCACCGCCGAGCTGGCCGAGGCGGGCGGCGCGGGCTGCATCCTGCCCGACCTGCCCGTCCAGGAGTCGGGGACCTGGAGGGAGCACGCGGACAAGCACGGCCTCGGGACCGTCTTCGTCGTCGCCCCCAGCAGCAAGGACGAGCGCCTCGCGACGATCACCGCCGCGGGCTCCGGCTTCGTGTACGCCGCCTCCCTGATGGGCGTCACCGGCACCCGCGAGTCCGTCGGCAACCAGGCCCAGGACCTCGTGCGCCGCACCAAGGCCACCACCGACCTGCCGGTCTGCGTCGGCCTGGGCGTCTCGAACGCGAAGCAGGCGGCCGAGGTCGCCGGGTTCGCCGACGGGGTCATCGTCGGCTCGGCGTTCGTGAAGCTGATGCTGGACGCCGACGACGAGGCCGCCGGTCTCGCCGCCGTGCGGGCGCTCGCGGCGGATCTCGCGGACGGGGTGCGCGCCAAGGCGTGA
- a CDS encoding DsbA family protein: MSEKNRDGKRTARDRLAEEREKQRAKDRRRRGVIVGGAVVGVLALAAVIGVIAANSGDDKSDASGPVVAPQGAVGKDSLAIPVGKDSAKSTLTVWEDFRCPACKAFEDAYRTTIHELTDSGQLKVEYHLATLIDKNMGGSGSLRAANAAACAQDAGKFPPYHDVLYENQPPETDDAFADNGKLIELAGKVGGLVTPDFKKCVDDGSHDSWVKKSDQAFQAGGFQGTPTVLLNGKNVFGDQANPLTPAKLKQMVQAADKS; encoded by the coding sequence GTGAGCGAGAAGAACCGTGACGGAAAGCGCACCGCCCGTGACCGGCTGGCGGAGGAGCGCGAGAAGCAGAGAGCCAAGGACAGGCGCCGCAGGGGCGTGATCGTGGGGGGCGCCGTCGTGGGCGTCCTCGCGCTGGCCGCCGTGATCGGGGTGATCGCGGCGAATTCCGGCGACGACAAGAGCGACGCCTCGGGGCCCGTCGTGGCCCCCCAGGGCGCGGTCGGCAAGGACAGCCTCGCGATCCCGGTCGGCAAGGACAGCGCGAAGTCGACGCTCACGGTGTGGGAGGACTTCCGCTGCCCAGCGTGCAAGGCCTTCGAGGACGCCTACCGCACGACGATCCACGAGCTGACCGACTCCGGGCAGCTCAAGGTCGAGTACCACTTGGCCACACTCATCGACAAGAACATGGGCGGCAGTGGCTCCCTGCGCGCGGCGAACGCGGCGGCGTGCGCCCAGGACGCCGGGAAGTTCCCCCCGTACCATGACGTCCTCTACGAGAACCAGCCGCCGGAGACCGACGACGCCTTCGCGGACAACGGCAAGCTGATCGAGCTCGCCGGCAAGGTCGGCGGCCTCGTGACGCCGGACTTCAAGAAGTGCGTCGACGACGGCAGCCATGACAGCTGGGTCAAGAAGTCGGACCAGGCGTTCCAGGCCGGCGGCTTCCAGGGCACGCCGACAGTGCTCCTGAACGGGAAGAACGTGTTCGGCGACCAGGCCAACCCGCTGACCCCCGCGAAGCTGAAGCAGATGGTGCAGGCGGCCGACAAGTCGTAG
- the lgt gene encoding prolipoprotein diacylglyceryl transferase: MNLAFIPSPSHGVVYLGPIPLRGYAFCIIIGVFVAVWLGNKRWIARGGRSGTVADIAVWAVPFGLVGGRLYHVITDYELYFSEGRDWVDAFKIWEGGLGIWGAIALGAVGAWIGCRRRGIPLPAYADAIAPGIAVAQAIGRWGNWFNQELYGKPTDLPWALKITSSTDGRVPGTYHPTFLYESLWCIGVALLVIWADRRFKLGHGRAFALYVAAYCVGRFWIEYMRVDDAHHILGLRLNDWTAMGVFLLAVIYIVISTKIRPGREAVVEPGTGDDAEDKAEDKGDDADPQDKAEGEAESKEKEPAASEDEAEEQSDKDEANGESGATKAGKS, encoded by the coding sequence ATGAATCTTGCCTTCATCCCCAGCCCGTCACACGGAGTGGTCTATCTCGGACCCATTCCGCTGCGCGGCTACGCGTTCTGCATCATCATCGGCGTCTTCGTGGCCGTCTGGCTCGGCAACAAGCGCTGGATCGCCCGCGGCGGGCGGTCCGGCACCGTGGCCGACATCGCGGTCTGGGCCGTGCCGTTCGGCCTCGTCGGCGGCCGGCTCTACCACGTGATCACGGACTACGAGCTGTACTTCAGCGAGGGCCGCGACTGGGTGGACGCCTTCAAGATCTGGGAGGGCGGCCTCGGGATCTGGGGTGCCATCGCGCTCGGCGCGGTGGGCGCGTGGATCGGGTGCCGCAGGCGCGGCATCCCGCTCCCGGCCTACGCCGACGCCATCGCACCCGGCATCGCCGTCGCGCAGGCCATCGGCCGCTGGGGCAACTGGTTCAACCAGGAGCTGTACGGCAAGCCCACCGACCTGCCGTGGGCCCTGAAGATCACGTCGTCGACGGACGGGCGCGTGCCGGGCACGTACCACCCGACCTTCCTGTACGAGTCCCTGTGGTGCATCGGTGTCGCGCTGCTCGTCATCTGGGCGGACCGCCGCTTCAAGCTCGGCCACGGGCGCGCCTTCGCGCTCTATGTCGCCGCGTACTGCGTGGGCCGCTTCTGGATCGAGTACATGCGCGTCGACGACGCGCACCACATCCTCGGCCTGCGGCTCAACGACTGGACCGCGATGGGTGTCTTCCTGCTCGCGGTGATCTACATCGTGATCTCGACGAAGATCCGCCCTGGGCGCGAGGCGGTCGTGGAACCGGGCACCGGTGACGATGCCGAGGACAAGGCTGAGGACAAGGGCGACGACGCCGATCCCCAGGACAAGGCCGAAGGCGAGGCCGAGTCCAAGGAGAAGGAGCCGGCCGCGTCCGAGGACGAGGCCGAGGAGCAGTCCGACAAGGATGAGGCCAACGGCGAGTCAGGGGCGACCAAGGCCGGGAAGAGCTAG
- a CDS encoding HpcH/HpaI aldolase/citrate lyase family protein has product MTAQSYETFLTWLYAPGDRPEVVAKALDSGADVVLIDLEDAVAPDRKAYALDATAELLAEKHPVPVHVRVNALNSPRAESEVRRLTPLPGLGALRLPKVHGPADLDRVSDWSVEVPPLYALLESALGVEHAYEIARHPGVRGIALGESDLRAELGLANGEGLAWPRGRAVVAARAAALPPPPQSVYPDIRDTVGLARSCSQGRALGFFGRMAIHPRQLPVIEATFLPTAAEVDAAAEVVGAASTEAGALALPDGRFVDAAIVSDARRVLALASRRRGG; this is encoded by the coding sequence GTGACCGCCCAGTCCTACGAGACCTTCCTGACCTGGCTCTACGCCCCGGGAGACCGGCCGGAGGTCGTGGCGAAGGCGCTCGACTCGGGCGCCGACGTGGTCCTGATCGACCTGGAGGACGCGGTCGCCCCCGACCGCAAGGCGTACGCCCTCGACGCGACCGCCGAGCTCCTCGCCGAGAAGCACCCGGTGCCGGTGCACGTGAGGGTCAACGCGCTGAACTCGCCGCGCGCCGAGTCCGAGGTCAGACGTCTCACCCCGCTCCCCGGCCTCGGCGCCCTGCGCCTCCCCAAGGTCCACGGCCCCGCCGACCTGGACCGCGTATCGGACTGGTCGGTCGAGGTGCCGCCCCTGTACGCCCTCCTGGAGTCGGCGCTCGGCGTCGAGCACGCGTACGAGATCGCCCGGCATCCCGGCGTACGCGGCATCGCGCTGGGCGAGTCGGATCTGCGGGCGGAGCTCGGCCTGGCGAACGGCGAGGGTCTGGCGTGGCCACGGGGGCGGGCGGTGGTTGCCGCGCGCGCCGCTGCGCTGCCCCCGCCGCCGCAGTCCGTCTATCCGGACATCCGCGACACGGTGGGCCTGGCCCGCTCGTGCTCACAGGGCCGTGCGCTCGGCTTCTTCGGCCGCATGGCGATCCACCCCCGCCAGCTTCCCGTCATCGAGGCGACGTTCCTGCCGACGGCGGCGGAGGTCGACGCGGCGGCGGAGGTCGTCGGCGCCGCCTCCACGGAGGCGGGGGCCCTGGCCCTGCCCGACGGCCGCTTCGTCGACGCGGCGATCGTCTCGGACGCGCGCCGGGTCCTTGCGCTGGCGTCGCGCCGCCGCGGGGGCTGA
- a CDS encoding CaiB/BaiF CoA transferase family protein has translation MKSPASNTPAPLQGLRVLDLATLFAGPLAATMLGDFGADVIKVEHPRKPDPSRGHGPSKDGVGLWWKLLGRNKRNITLDLSTRGGREILLKLVADADVLIENFRPGTLEKWNLGWEELSAANPRLVLTRVTGFGQFGPYSRRPGFGTLAEAMSGFAALTGEPDGPPTLPPFGLADSIAALSTSYAVMAALQGRERTGRGQVVDMAIIEPMLTVIGPQPIWYDQLGYVQPRTGNRSTNNAPRNTYRTSDDKWVAVSTSAQSIAERVMRLVGRPELIDKAWFATGSGRAGHADELDAAVGSWIARHSRDDVLAAFEKAEAAIAPVFDIRDVMEDEQYRALDSITEVPDPELGTVKMQNVLFRLSETPGAIRWAGRPHGADTDEILTGLGLTPSEITTLREAGAL, from the coding sequence ATGAAATCCCCTGCGTCCAACACCCCCGCCCCCCTGCAAGGCCTACGCGTACTCGACCTCGCCACCCTCTTCGCCGGCCCCCTCGCCGCCACCATGCTGGGCGACTTCGGCGCCGACGTGATCAAGGTCGAGCACCCCCGTAAACCGGACCCGTCCCGTGGCCACGGTCCGTCGAAGGACGGCGTCGGCCTGTGGTGGAAGCTCCTCGGCCGCAACAAGCGGAACATCACGCTCGACCTCTCCACGCGGGGCGGGCGCGAGATCCTCCTCAAGCTGGTCGCGGACGCCGACGTCCTGATCGAGAACTTCCGCCCCGGCACCCTGGAGAAGTGGAACCTCGGCTGGGAGGAGCTGAGCGCCGCCAACCCGCGCCTGGTGCTCACCCGCGTCACCGGCTTCGGCCAGTTCGGACCGTACTCGCGCCGCCCCGGCTTCGGCACGCTCGCCGAGGCGATGAGTGGCTTCGCGGCGCTCACGGGCGAGCCCGACGGCCCCCCGACGCTTCCCCCGTTCGGCCTCGCGGACTCGATCGCCGCGCTCTCCACGTCGTACGCGGTGATGGCCGCGCTCCAGGGCCGCGAGCGGACCGGCCGGGGCCAGGTCGTCGACATGGCAATCATCGAGCCGATGCTGACGGTCATCGGCCCGCAGCCCATCTGGTACGACCAGCTCGGCTACGTACAGCCGCGCACGGGGAACCGCTCCACGAACAACGCCCCGCGCAACACGTACCGCACGAGCGACGACAAGTGGGTGGCCGTCTCCACGTCCGCCCAGTCGATCGCCGAGCGCGTGATGCGCCTGGTCGGCCGCCCCGAGCTGATCGACAAGGCGTGGTTCGCGACGGGTTCGGGCCGCGCGGGGCACGCCGACGAACTCGACGCGGCGGTCGGTTCATGGATCGCCCGGCACTCGCGGGACGACGTCCTCGCCGCCTTCGAGAAGGCGGAGGCCGCCATCGCCCCCGTCTTCGACATCCGCGACGTGATGGAGGACGAGCAGTACCGGGCGCTCGACTCGATCACCGAGGTGCCCGACCCCGAGCTGGGCACCGTCAAGATGCAGAACGTACTGTTCCGCCTCTCCGAGACCCCCGGCGCGATCAGGTGGGCCGGCCGCCCCCACGGCGCCGACACGGACGAGATCCTCACGGGCCTCGGTCTGACCCCCTCGGAGATCACCACCCTCCGCGAAGCGGGCGCGCTGTGA
- a CDS encoding ADP-ribosylglycohydrolase family protein, whose translation MLRLTWVQPEDLLGHELRQAAQEGRNASGVERRWREAGGHPPPERAGASPPPQDPKLRSLAQQLLDELASTQSPLRALEPTSLPEIRQLTPRPARPTLEDKERGSLGAAPPETSEAKGLHASWLGRAVGCLLGKPVEKLPLRGIRAIAKSTSNWPLNTWFTHRNLPQDVAERYPWNRRSRPTSLAENIDGMPEDDDLNYPLLGLLLLQRHGADFTTADVAQLWLDELPAGRTFTAERVAYRNLLDGIEPPDTAVHHNPFREWIGAQIRADIFGWTNPGDPAGAAELAHRDATLTHTANGVYGEMFVAAAIAHASAPSGTAPTVQATLDAALSVIPPDSRYAQAIRFGIETARAEPTGTPAGFASVVDTLHARYAHDHHWVHVLPNAALLAAALTHADGDFTGSICRAVSGGWDTDSNGATAGSIAGLLAGSADAIDDRWTAPLKNRLSTSVADFDGIGFDELARLTLEART comes from the coding sequence ATGCTGCGCCTCACCTGGGTCCAGCCCGAGGACCTGCTCGGCCACGAGCTGCGCCAGGCGGCACAGGAGGGCCGGAACGCAAGCGGGGTGGAGCGCCGCTGGCGCGAGGCAGGAGGCCACCCGCCCCCCGAGCGCGCGGGAGCGTCACCACCGCCCCAGGACCCGAAGCTACGATCCCTGGCACAGCAGCTCCTGGACGAACTGGCTTCGACACAGAGCCCGTTGAGGGCACTTGAGCCGACATCCTTGCCGGAAATCAGACAGCTGACCCCCCGCCCAGCCCGTCCGACGCTTGAGGACAAGGAACGCGGGAGTCTGGGAGCAGCACCCCCAGAGACCTCCGAAGCGAAAGGCCTGCACGCATCCTGGCTGGGCAGAGCCGTCGGCTGCCTCCTCGGCAAACCCGTCGAGAAACTCCCCCTGCGCGGCATCCGGGCCATCGCGAAATCCACGTCCAACTGGCCCCTGAACACCTGGTTCACGCACCGGAACCTCCCGCAGGACGTGGCGGAGCGCTACCCCTGGAACCGCCGCTCCCGCCCCACCTCCCTCGCCGAGAACATCGACGGCATGCCCGAGGACGACGACCTCAACTACCCGCTCCTCGGTCTGCTCCTGCTCCAGCGCCACGGCGCCGACTTCACCACCGCGGACGTGGCGCAGCTCTGGCTCGACGAGTTGCCGGCGGGCCGCACGTTCACCGCGGAGCGCGTCGCGTACCGCAATCTCCTGGACGGCATCGAGCCCCCGGACACGGCCGTGCATCACAACCCGTTCCGGGAGTGGATCGGCGCCCAGATCCGCGCGGACATCTTCGGCTGGACGAACCCGGGCGACCCCGCCGGAGCAGCCGAACTGGCGCACAGGGACGCGACGTTGACGCACACGGCGAACGGCGTCTACGGCGAGATGTTCGTAGCGGCGGCCATCGCCCACGCGTCAGCACCTTCAGGCACGGCCCCCACCGTCCAAGCCACCCTCGACGCAGCCCTCTCCGTGATCCCGCCCGACTCCCGCTACGCCCAAGCGATCCGCTTCGGCATCGAGACGGCCCGCGCCGAACCCACCGGCACCCCGGCGGGCTTCGCATCAGTCGTCGACACGCTCCACGCCCGTTACGCCCACGACCACCACTGGGTGCACGTCCTGCCCAACGCGGCGCTGCTCGCCGCCGCGCTCACCCACGCCGACGGCGACTTCACGGGGTCCATCTGCCGTGCGGTGTCGGGTGGTTGGGACACCGACTCCAACGGCGCGACGGCCGGTTCGATCGCCGGACTCCTCGCCGGCTCCGCCGACGCGATCGACGACCGCTGGACCGCCCCGCTCAAGAACCGTCTGTCGACCTCGGTCGCCGACTTCGACGGGATCGGCTTCGACGAACTGGCCAGGCTCACTCTGGAGGCCCGCACATGA
- a CDS encoding ADP-ribosylglycohydrolase family protein: protein MTTPTTARTQNSISTPFSLEDRTTGALVGAAVGDALGGPVEGWTPEAIAERHGGRVRGIVEPFHKDDWRTARPIAPYHKGDGHVTDDTLMTHALIRVYENVRDHLDAYAVADHLVPDLITNTRWIPELEAEALPLQRIFLAEKWIVARIHYGHVDPREAGVGNIVNCGAAMYMAPVGAVNAGNPARAYEEALDVAGAHQSSYGREAAGVFAAAVAAAFRPGATPESVVEDALALAKDGTRSAIEAVCEVACGYTDFEDALGPLREAITPFDTVGPEYRKPSLGARRPSRLHAIEELPIALGMLLVGRGDFRQTVLGAVNYGRDCDSIATMSGAIVGALYGEPAVPREWSGEVARASRLDLYTPAASLARVTREVFAKDMTRRRSHEAAFAELTATAVS, encoded by the coding sequence ATGACAACCCCCACAACAGCCCGCACTCAAAACTCAATCTCAACCCCCTTCTCCCTGGAGGACCGCACCACAGGGGCCCTCGTGGGCGCGGCGGTGGGCGACGCGCTGGGCGGCCCCGTGGAGGGCTGGACGCCGGAGGCGATCGCGGAGCGCCACGGCGGCCGGGTCCGCGGCATCGTGGAGCCGTTCCACAAGGACGACTGGCGCACGGCGCGCCCGATCGCCCCGTACCACAAGGGCGACGGTCACGTCACGGACGACACCTTGATGACGCACGCGCTGATCAGGGTCTACGAGAACGTACGGGACCACCTGGACGCGTACGCGGTCGCGGACCACCTCGTCCCCGACCTGATCACCAACACGCGCTGGATCCCGGAGCTGGAGGCGGAGGCGCTCCCGCTGCAACGGATCTTCCTGGCGGAGAAGTGGATCGTGGCGCGCATCCACTACGGCCATGTGGACCCGCGCGAGGCGGGCGTGGGCAACATCGTGAACTGCGGCGCGGCGATGTACATGGCTCCGGTCGGAGCGGTGAACGCGGGCAACCCGGCCAGGGCGTACGAGGAGGCGCTGGACGTGGCGGGCGCGCACCAGTCGTCGTACGGCAGGGAGGCGGCGGGCGTCTTCGCGGCAGCGGTGGCCGCGGCGTTCAGGCCGGGCGCGACACCGGAGTCGGTGGTGGAGGACGCCCTGGCCCTCGCGAAGGACGGCACGAGGTCGGCGATCGAAGCGGTATGCGAAGTGGCGTGCGGCTACACGGACTTCGAGGACGCGCTGGGACCGCTGCGCGAGGCGATCACACCCTTCGACACGGTGGGCCCGGAGTACCGCAAGCCGTCGCTCGGGGCGCGCCGCCCGTCCCGCCTCCACGCGATCGAGGAGCTGCCGATCGCGCTCGGGATGCTCCTGGTCGGCCGGGGCGACTTCCGCCAGACGGTCCTCGGTGCGGTCAACTACGGCCGGGACTGCGACTCGATCGCGACGATGAGCGGAGCGATCGTGGGCGCGCTGTACGGGGAGCCGGCGGTGCCGCGGGAGTGGAGCGGGGAGGTGGCCCGCGCGAGCAGGCTCGACCTGTACACGCCGGCGGCCTCACTGGCCCGGGTCACGCGTGAGGTCTTCGCCAAGGACATGACCCGCCGCCGGTCCCACGAGGCGGCGTTCGCAGAACTCACCGCCACCGCGGTGTCGTGA
- a CDS encoding ADP-ribosylglycohydrolase family protein, which yields MTPPTVTTRTTPRTTGTPTTPHRIEGLLLGIAAGDAAGWPSGRHRAARLPDWTRRLTRELDTFAEQNATTTLPVPIALNQPPEPLRLGPSDDAEWAAFTAASILNATKAGAHSTNVPPDEHVRTALALAWNTLAAEVAEATARADEIESARMPMRARISVRAGLGNLAAGLSPPATGHDNPHYFDDAACVRAAVLAVVHPGDPEPAAELAEFDARYTQDGDGVHGARAMAAAVAAALGGAPVDACVDAALAQLPEGTEIRRNALHAVDLARRAAAARPGLPGNAFALVPVLEHEIVDHVYSYGIAAAETVPVALAVATAAGGDVTEAVPTAACLSRVADSAPALAGALTGAIGGADTLPASWRNACRRLAGCALPRLAGTDLVAIAADLTRATTPKGAR from the coding sequence ATGACGCCACCAACCGTCACCACCCGGACAACCCCCCGCACCACCGGAACCCCCACCACCCCCCACCGGATCGAGGGACTGCTACTGGGCATCGCCGCAGGCGACGCCGCAGGCTGGCCCTCAGGCAGACACCGCGCGGCCCGCCTCCCCGACTGGACCCGCCGCCTGACCCGAGAACTGGACACGTTCGCGGAACAGAACGCGACGACGACACTCCCCGTACCGATCGCGCTGAACCAACCCCCGGAACCCCTGCGCCTGGGCCCGTCGGACGACGCCGAATGGGCGGCGTTCACAGCGGCGTCGATCCTGAACGCCACCAAGGCGGGAGCCCACAGCACGAACGTCCCCCCGGACGAACACGTACGCACGGCACTGGCCCTCGCCTGGAACACCCTCGCCGCCGAGGTGGCCGAAGCAACGGCCCGAGCGGACGAGATCGAGTCGGCGCGCATGCCAATGCGGGCACGCATCTCCGTACGAGCGGGCCTGGGCAACCTGGCGGCGGGTCTGAGCCCTCCGGCCACGGGACACGACAACCCGCACTACTTCGACGACGCGGCCTGTGTACGCGCCGCGGTACTGGCCGTGGTCCACCCGGGCGACCCCGAACCGGCCGCGGAACTGGCGGAGTTCGACGCCCGCTACACCCAGGACGGCGACGGAGTCCACGGCGCGAGAGCGATGGCGGCAGCCGTAGCGGCAGCGCTGGGCGGCGCCCCGGTCGACGCCTGCGTGGACGCAGCGCTGGCCCAGCTGCCCGAGGGAACCGAGATCCGCCGCAACGCGCTGCACGCGGTGGACCTGGCACGAAGGGCGGCCGCGGCCCGCCCGGGCCTGCCGGGAAACGCGTTCGCGCTGGTCCCGGTCCTGGAGCACGAGATCGTCGACCACGTCTACAGCTACGGCATCGCGGCAGCGGAGACGGTCCCGGTGGCCCTGGCCGTGGCGACCGCGGCCGGCGGCGACGTGACGGAGGCGGTGCCCACGGCGGCGTGCCTCTCGCGGGTGGCGGACTCGGCCCCGGCGCTGGCGGGCGCACTGACGGGCGCGATCGGCGGAGCCGACACGCTCCCGGCGAGCTGGCGGAACGCCTGCCGCAGGCTCGCGGGCTGCGCGCTGCCGCGCCTGGCGGGAACGGACCTCGTAGCCATCGCAGCAGACCTGACCAGGGCAACCACACCGAAAGGCGCCCGATGA
- a CDS encoding ADP-ribosylglycohydrolase family protein: MSVSLDPDPPAGADGPRRLGTVPHRQPPATISLRDRARGALLGLAVGDALGAPAENMKPSQIRERWGRIEGFVSPDPAGTDDTEYAIFSGLLLAEHGSALTVGHVEAAWHTWIADRDEGPFRGAGFSERGTLENLRRGLAAPISAQHRHAWSDGLAMRAAPFGVYAAGRPAEAARLVAVDGTVSHDGEGIHGGRAVAAGVAAAMVSHNPDAVVQAALSVVPEDSWTARSLHRAVAAARCARRDAEGTQLSMEREVRRAVVIGGYPWPDLAPEAVGLAFGAFAAARGEFRESVLMAVNMGRDADTTAAVAGALAGALRGERAIPADWATTIGPVRGNCLPSMKGRHILDIADTLTPTPPLPPKPPKGTTP; this comes from the coding sequence ATGAGCGTCAGCCTCGACCCCGACCCGCCGGCGGGCGCGGACGGTCCGCGAAGGCTCGGCACGGTCCCGCACCGCCAGCCGCCGGCCACGATCTCCCTGCGGGACCGGGCCCGCGGAGCGCTGCTCGGCCTCGCGGTGGGCGACGCGCTCGGCGCGCCCGCAGAGAACATGAAGCCGTCCCAGATCCGCGAGCGATGGGGCCGTATCGAGGGGTTCGTCTCGCCGGACCCGGCGGGCACGGACGACACCGAGTACGCGATCTTCTCCGGCCTCCTACTGGCGGAGCACGGTTCGGCGCTCACCGTGGGACATGTCGAGGCGGCCTGGCACACATGGATCGCCGACCGCGACGAGGGCCCGTTCCGAGGTGCGGGCTTCAGCGAGAGAGGAACTCTGGAGAACCTGCGCCGGGGCCTGGCGGCACCCATCTCGGCGCAGCACCGCCACGCGTGGAGCGACGGACTGGCCATGCGGGCGGCCCCGTTCGGGGTGTACGCGGCGGGCCGCCCGGCGGAGGCGGCACGCCTCGTAGCGGTGGACGGCACGGTGTCGCACGACGGGGAGGGCATCCACGGAGGCCGGGCGGTGGCGGCCGGGGTCGCGGCGGCGATGGTGAGCCACAACCCGGACGCAGTCGTCCAGGCGGCCCTGTCCGTGGTCCCCGAGGACTCCTGGACAGCACGCTCCCTGCACCGCGCGGTGGCTGCGGCCCGCTGCGCCCGCCGCGACGCCGAGGGGACGCAACTCTCCATGGAACGAGAGGTACGCCGGGCCGTGGTGATCGGCGGCTACCCCTGGCCGGACCTGGCCCCGGAGGCGGTGGGCCTGGCCTTCGGAGCGTTCGCGGCGGCCCGGGGCGAGTTCAGGGAGTCGGTCCTGATGGCGGTGAACATGGGCCGCGACGCGGACACGACGGCCGCGGTGGCGGGCGCCCTGGCCGGCGCACTGCGCGGCGAACGAGCGATCCCCGCCGACTGGGCGACGACCATCGGCCCGGTCCGAGGCAACTGCCTCCCGTCGATGAAGGGACGTCACATCCTGGACATCGCCGACACCTTGACCCCCACGCCACCCCTCCCGCCCAAACCCCCGAAGGGGACCACACCGTGA
- a CDS encoding LacI family DNA-binding transcriptional regulator — MSPVPGGGQPTIVSIARRAGVSIASVSRVLNGLGARRETVERVERAASELGYVPNAVARSLKDGRTRQLTFALPDIGNPAYVAMVRAVQGVTKNHGYRLLLHSTDAVVDDELAVLRSLGDRTSDGLIICPIRITDDHIEALTCAAGPVVVMGSLPSGVPVDSVRADSVTGAALAVRHLHDTGCRRIAFINGPSDTVPGRNREEGYRAALAECGLVYDDTLVVETGFGIEAGALAAAELLARRPDAVFCANDQLALGAARALHSRGLRIPQDVAVAGMDDSVLAQSVWPPLTSVDLGSTERGRRAAELLVERLDGTAPTPRGTTATAPPRLVVRASTAPTENTRST, encoded by the coding sequence ATGTCTCCGGTGCCGGGCGGCGGCCAGCCGACGATCGTGTCGATCGCGCGGCGGGCCGGGGTCTCCATCGCCTCGGTCTCCCGCGTCCTCAACGGTCTGGGCGCGCGGCGGGAGACCGTCGAACGGGTGGAGCGCGCCGCGTCGGAGCTCGGCTACGTACCCAACGCCGTGGCCCGCTCCCTCAAGGACGGCCGGACCCGGCAGCTCACGTTCGCGCTGCCGGACATCGGCAATCCGGCCTACGTGGCGATGGTCCGCGCCGTCCAGGGCGTCACCAAGAACCACGGCTACCGCCTGCTCCTGCACTCCACGGACGCGGTCGTCGACGACGAACTGGCCGTCCTGCGCAGCCTCGGCGACCGCACCAGCGACGGCCTGATCATCTGCCCCATCCGCATCACCGACGACCACATCGAGGCGCTGACCTGCGCGGCGGGCCCCGTCGTGGTCATGGGTTCCCTGCCGTCCGGGGTGCCCGTGGACAGCGTCCGCGCCGACTCGGTGACGGGCGCGGCCCTGGCCGTACGCCATCTGCACGACACCGGCTGCCGACGCATCGCGTTCATCAACGGCCCCTCCGACACGGTCCCCGGCCGCAACCGCGAGGAGGGCTACCGCGCGGCTCTCGCCGAGTGCGGACTCGTATACGACGACACGCTGGTCGTCGAGACCGGGTTCGGCATCGAGGCGGGGGCCCTGGCTGCCGCGGAACTGCTCGCCCGGCGCCCCGACGCCGTCTTCTGCGCCAACGACCAGCTGGCGCTCGGCGCGGCCCGCGCGCTGCACTCGCGGGGCCTGCGCATACCGCAGGACGTAGCGGTCGCGGGGATGGACGACAGCGTGCTCGCCCAGTCGGTCTGGCCCCCGCTGACCAGCGTCGACCTGGGCTCGACAGAACGCGGGCGGCGAGCGGCCGAACTCCTGGTGGAACGCCTGGACGGCACGGCCCCGACGCCTCGCGGCACCACGGCCACGGCCCCACCCCGCCTGGTGGTCCGCGCATCCACAGCACCGACCGAGAACACGAGGTCCACATGA